Proteins encoded together in one Oikeobacillus pervagus window:
- a CDS encoding YlbF family regulator: MEKIAIVEEAEHLAEMILQSDLADQYREHYYKLYQHPVTAKKVRHFVQYKERYEEVQRFGRYHPDYSEVMKNIREVKREMDLDHNVSEFRKIENELQQLLDEISVMIGRSVSIGIKVPTGNPFFEGASSCGGGCGSGGGCSCSA; this comes from the coding sequence AAGAGGCAGAACATTTAGCCGAAATGATTTTACAATCTGACTTAGCGGATCAATACCGCGAGCATTATTATAAATTATATCAACATCCAGTCACTGCAAAAAAAGTCCGACATTTTGTTCAATATAAAGAGAGATATGAAGAAGTTCAACGTTTTGGTCGTTATCATCCTGATTATTCAGAGGTGATGAAAAATATTCGTGAAGTAAAACGTGAAATGGACCTGGATCATAATGTTTCTGAGTTTCGAAAGATCGAAAATGAATTACAACAATTATTGGATGAAATTAGTGTGATGATTGGTCGTTCTGTTTCGATTGGGATTAAAGTTCCGACGGGTAACCCCTTTTTTGAGGGCGCTTCGAGTTGTGGTGGGGGTTGTGGTTCTGGGGGAGGTTGCAGCTGCTCGGCATAA
- a CDS encoding YlbG family protein, which yields MFKNRQGIIVWLYNLKHAKTMRRYGNVHYVSKKLKYVVVYCDEENVEYNMEKLQSLPFVKRAEPSYKPFLKTEFENSKPDKAKQYDYKLEV from the coding sequence ATGTTTAAAAACCGCCAGGGGATCATTGTTTGGTTATACAATTTAAAACATGCCAAAACAATGAGAAGATATGGGAATGTTCATTACGTATCAAAAAAATTAAAATATGTCGTTGTCTATTGCGATGAAGAAAATGTTGAATACAATATGGAGAAACTCCAATCTTTACCTTTTGTCAAAAGGGCAGAACCCTCATACAAACCATTTTTAAAAACAGAATTTGAAAATTCAAAACCGGATAAGGCAAAGCAATACGATTATAAACTCGAAGTATAA
- a CDS encoding DUF7147 family protein produces MIQRFIELGEGYSDLYELIEITKTNQHRLFTMLAFHTVVNERPVTSLATVLEATTPGDFQPIYICREGIPHPKFKENKRFELFKNLAHSLGKKLIELEIKPSSIFAEKELYYQYLIGILRMNRYIPPMK; encoded by the coding sequence TTGATACAACGATTTATTGAACTTGGAGAAGGGTATTCAGATCTTTATGAACTTATCGAGATAACAAAAACAAACCAACATCGACTATTTACTATGCTAGCGTTCCATACCGTTGTAAACGAACGGCCTGTTACCTCATTAGCAACCGTCCTGGAAGCAACAACCCCTGGTGACTTTCAACCAATTTATATCTGTCGTGAAGGTATACCCCATCCTAAATTTAAAGAAAATAAACGCTTTGAACTCTTTAAAAATTTAGCGCATTCACTAGGAAAAAAATTGATTGAATTGGAGATAAAACCTTCTAGCATTTTCGCTGAAAAAGAGCTGTATTATCAGTATCTAATCGGGATCTTAAGGATGAATCGATATATTCCTCCAATGAAATAA